One Candidatus Bathyarchaeia archaeon genomic window, CTTCCGTCTGACTTCGGGGATTCGAGTACCCTGTCTCGAAATCAACTCTAGGTCGAAGAGATTCTCGAACATCGACACGGCCTTCATGTCGTGTGCTGGGTAGTTTAGCAGAAAGACTCCTGTAATCCTGTTTGAGGCCATTAGCTCTAGGGCTTGGCGAACAAATGAATGTGCTCTCTCGGTTCCAAGTGTAAAGATCTGGTGCGAGACATTATCGAAGATCATGGTGAAGGGTGTTGAGGCGTAGGCTTCGATCGTCTTGTTCATCGAGTCGAGAATAAGTGAGCTGTCGAAAGCCGGTATGAGAACCACGTTTTCGCTCTCCTCCTTCGGATACGACACCCTAGAGGTTAGCACGAACATCTTCAGTCCTGGTTCATCTTCCATAGTTGAATGAATCGGGCTATCCTTTCTCGTGAATAGAATTACGCGCTCGAAATTGGACGCGGCTTCGGTGGCCAACGATTTGAGTATTTTCTCGTAGCCAGAGAGCGGGTCGTATTCTAGTAGGATTTTCCGTCCAGCGATTTCGTCATGAGACAGTCCAACCGTGCGAGAGAATACGTCGCTCGACTCAGTCAGGTCAATGACGGGTAGCTTCGATTTCAAGAGGCTTAGGGTTGACTGCTCATTCTCGAAGGCACTCTCGACAAAGGTCATCATCACTTGAGCATAATGGTCTGGAGTAGCCCATCTGGGGTCTGCGATGTGGTTTACGAACTTCTGTAGCGGACGTTTGATTCTGTCGCCGTAGTCTATGACTATCCTTAGCCCATTCTTGCCCAAAGCTCTAGTCTCAATCGCCAGTTCTTGGCATTGCGCGATTGCTGCTTCTTCATCGAGAAGGTTTTCGCCTTGGTAAAGGCTGTCAAGAGACGGCAATCGGAGGTTTCCTTTGGTCAGGTTGTGCTTTACATCGACCCCGTTTCTTGATAGCTCATCCCGTGCTGCTCCCTCGTCATTGGAGTGAAAGTAGAGGACTCGGTCTTGCTGGTTGACCCCCTCGTTAACAAACCGTGCTATGGGGGTCATTTTCGCCTCGTTTTTTTCGTAGATTAGGACGATTTGGTCACCTCTCATCACACCTGGGTTTGGTCCTAAGGAGGGGACTAGTCCGAGGAATGCTCGCAAGAAAGTCGGTCTCTTGAAGGCTGTTACTGCTGCGAGAAGAAGAATAACGCAGGCAAAATGCACTACGCCTAGCAAGCTGTACCCAAAACTCGCAGAGGCGTATCCAAACAGCAACAATGCTGAGACCGCTGCGAAACATCTCGCGATTACCCTCAACGCACCTCTAACCTCGCGGTCCCTCAGTTGCGATCTAAGTCGAGATAGGACAACGAATGAGTAGAGAGTGAAGGACGAAATTACGATCGCGGCGATGGTCAGTAGGAAAGAACCCAGACCGACCGCTCGATAGGTCGTGTTGTCAAGCACATAGAATGCTTGACGGTTAGCCCTCGGATCTATAGATGGGGCATCTACAATTGTCAGTATGACCAAGAAGACCATCGGAACAAGGTAGAGAAGGAAAGCAAGATGTATTGGCTTTCGAGGGTTGGCAAGTGCCGAACGCAGAGAGAATTTCTCAGGATAGAAGTATAGCTTGGTTACCAATAATCCCCATAATGTGGCGATGATGGCTGCGGCGGCCGCGAAAGATTGAGTGGTAAGTCTAATCAGATCTTCGTTGGGGTAAAATATCAACACTAGTTGTGAAATGGGAAATGCGTTGAAGAAGGAGTAGATAGCTAGGAAGTAGGTCTTGTAGGGTCGGAAGTAAGAAAGAGGCTCTTTGATGATAACGAGAATCATCAGAGCGTCTACTATGATTGTTCCGATGTTTAGGGTCGCGGCTACGTAAGGTTCCGTTTTTTTTCAGCCCTCTAGGCTTGACCTACGCCAGCATGTACGCTGGCTCAACACCCTCCTGTTGCAGATGCCTAGGCGAGGGCCGATCTGGGTTTAGACTCGTGTTACCAGAGAAGAACTTGTGCAGTGACTGTTAGGCAACATCTGGGAGACCGAGAGACTTCGCTGCCGCTTTCAGGTCTCTCATTCTGCTTCTAATGGTCACTTCTGAGACCCCTGCCGCTTTTGCAAGGTCTCTCTGCATCACCATCGAACCGCGTATTCTAGCAGCAAGGTCAAGTGCTGCTGCCGCCAATCCGTCAGGGTCTTTGCCGACGTTCACTCTCAGTCGGATTGCCTCTCGGAGAATCTTTCCTGCCAACATTTCTGTTTGAGAGTCTGCCCCTGCACGAGACGCTATTTTCGAGACCCGTTTCAATGGGTCTTCAATAGCCATGGTCACGTCGAGAGACCGGACTAAAGCTCTGTAATAGTGGGCTAGGAGTTTTCTGCTCATTCCTGATGCTTTTGCGATCTCGCTCAAAGAGCGAGGGACGTCGGTCAATCGACAGGCTGCGTAGGTCGAGGCTGCGACCATTCCGTTTATCGGTCGGCCTCTGACGAGGCCTTTGTTGAGCGCTCTCCTGTACATCAGCGCTGCACGCTCGGTGACTACTTCCGGAAGGTTCAGTCGTCCGGCTAGTCCCCGGAGCTGACTCATCGCCCTGGACAGGTTTCGCGCAGTTGACGATCCGGCGGACGCGCGGAGCTGTGTCCTTCGGAGTCGCCAGAGCTGGAGTCTCTCGTCTGCGCTGAGCGATCGGTTGGAGGCTTGTGCTCTGGAAATGATCGTGGAGAGGTTCTTGTCAAAAGCTGAGAATCTTCCTGGTGGTCCTGACTGGCTTTCAAGGAGTCCCTCCTCGGTTCTCCTAGGAACCGGCGCCGCATACTGTTCTGCGGGGTCGGATAGGACGAAACCGCAGTTGGTGCAAATAACCTCGCCCGTCTCGGCATCTCGGACGAGGCTCGGACTGCCGCAATTGGGACAGACGTAGTGTCCGACTTCGTCTCGGGGTCGTGTCTTCCTCCGGCTCATTACAGAGCCCCCGCCGGGGTAGGTGGTCTGCGGGGTCCGGGCTGGGTTAAGCTGGTTATCCTTTTCCGGTGAGACCGTGGAAGTGCCCGCCAACTGTACTCATATAGGTGTCGGGGGCCACAAATGAAGCTTGTTACTCTTTTCAAAAAGTCGATGAAAATGCCCCCGGAATACGTCCCTGGCAAGTGCAATATTGGTGCCCGGGGACGGGCCATACGACTAGCCACAGGACTTGGGATAATAGCTGTATTCGTAGGCATTGACGCGCTTGCTCTAGGCTCGATGTTCGCCCCTTTTTCGGCTTCCACTGTTCGTACCTTTCTACGTCGGCTTGCTGACAGCTCTATAGGGAACGATGTCGTTCTGTGCACTTCATGCCTTCAGGGCACCTATGACCTCCACGAGCCAATCGGCATGGCCATTGGCAGATCTGAAACCAAATGGAGGTGCGGTCTGACGAGTGGAAGAGGCTGGACCGGCGGAAGGCTAGGGTAATGTATCTAGCGGCACTTGGTGCGTTAGTATTGGCGGTGCTACTCGCCTTTGCCTAGCTGACCACTTGTCAGCCGCGGCTTTCTCTGCGATCTTTGAGCCGAGAATCGAGAAAGGTCGAAGCCGGCGTCTCGGTCTAGAACGAGCTCTGCCAACAGCTTACCGATGAGAGGCGCGAACTTGAATCCGTGTCCTGAGAAGCCGTACCCGTAGACGACGTTCTGATGATCAGGGTCCCTGTCTATTACGAAGTCAGAATTCTCGGTCATATCATAGAGGCACACTTTTGTCTGGACCACGTCTCCTTGGGCTAGTTCGGGGACAAATTCTCGGCAGGCATCCCTGCACTGTTCTATTTGTTCTTGGTCAACCGATCTTCTGACTGTTTCAGGATCGACGCGGTCGATGAGTTCTTTGTTAGAAATCTTGACCCCTTCTATGCCGGCGGCTGGAAGACCATAATGATGATCTGTGAAAAAAACTGGGCAAGAGGACGGCCGGAATCTCTCTAGACCGCGAAACGGCTTGAGATAGATGAGTTGTTGTCTTGTCGGAGTGACCCCTGTGAGCTCATCTCTAAGAAAACTCCTAGTCCATGGTCCGACTGTCACGACTAACTTCTTGGCTCGGATTGTTTGTCCTTCTGACGTCTCTATTTCCAGGCCGGATTTGTCCCGAAACATGGTGACACGCTTTTCCAGAATCTTCACTCCATGGCTGACAGCTTCGGAGGTGAAGGTCTCTAGACTTTTCGACGCTAAGAGAACTCCTCCGTGAGGGTCGAAGATTGCCCTCTCGGCTTGGAACTGAGGAAAGTGCCTCTTCAGCTCAGGTCCCTCGTAGATGTGGGCGCCAAGCCCTTGTTTGGTCAGCATTCTGAAGCTGGATTCATCGAACTTGTTGGCCTGTTCATCGTTTCCCTCCAACATTAGCAAACCAGTAGGAATGAGCAACTCATGACCGGTTTCCTTTTCGAGGTCATTCCACAGTCTCAGGCTTTCAACTGCCATTTTTGTGTAGTATTGGTCATTTCCGTATGCGTAACGGAAAACCCTGTTGACATCGTTGGAGCTGCAATAGTCGTTTCCTACACCGTATCGATCTAGCAGTAGAATCCTATCCTTTGTTATCCGGCTGATTGCGTATGCGGTAGCCGCACCCATGACTCCTCCACCAACAATGCAAACATCAGTTTCTAGCTGCATGACCTAACTTCCGCGATGATACTTTTTGGGAAAGGAGTTTTTGGGAAGAAATCTCTTTTTCCGACGGGGGGAGCGTCGTCCCGGCTATTTTTGTTGGACCGACTCGAACTCTGCATGATACACGTGTTTTCCGGTTATGAGCAGGTCGAACCGAGAATGGAGCTTTTCGAGGTGAGGATTCTTGGCCACGGTTGCATGGACGTCCTTCATGTGGGAAACGTCTTTGAAACGAGCGATCTCGACCCAAAGATCTTCTTCCTCGGACATTCCAATGGCGGGGGGAAGACTCATCGATCCAAACTTTCCCTCCATCTCCTTCGGTTGAAGAAGCTCCTCGGAGAGTGCGCCTGATTCCAGGAACAATTTCATTATCGGTTTCAAGGCCTGGACGAAAGCCTCCGCTTTCCTCTTCGGGACCCGATAGAGAAAGACGGAGCAGTAGACCATCGGCGTCAGCTTCTTCGTGCTGATGGCTTATTTAGACTCCACCCGACACGATCGTGAAGGAACCCTTACTAGTATCTGAATGCAAGTTGGCATCATGAGAAAGGGAGCTTCCACTAGAGCTTCAGGCTTCACCGAATCCGTCATCCGCGAGATGACCCGACTCTGCCAGGCGTATGGGGCAGTAAATCTTGCGCAGGGGTTTCCTGATTTTGACCCTCCTCTCAGCATTAAACGAGCAGCTGCGAACGCGATCTACAATGGATTCAATCAATACTCCACTACTCACGGGACATTGAGCCTGAGGAAAGCCATAGCTCGCAAGATGAAAACGTACAATCACATTCCTTGCAGCGAGGACGAGATCACTGTCACGTGCGGTACGACTGAGGGGATGATCGCCTCAGAACTAGCGCTGCTGAATCGAGGAGATGAGGTGGTGATCTTCGAACCGTTCTACGAGAATTATGGTCCTGACGCCATTCTCTCTGGCGCAAAATGCCGATACGTCACTTTACGTGAGCCAGACTTCAGGATCGAAGAAGAAACCCTCAAACATGCGTTCAATCGCAAGACCAAAGCGGTAATCATCAACACACCTCACAATCCTACAGGGAAAATTCTGACCCGTCAGGAACTAGGCCTGATCAGCGATCTCTGCCAGGACTATGATTCCTACGCCATCACCGACGAAATCTACGAACAGATTCTCTACGATGGACACCAGCACGTGAGCATTGGAAGCCTACCTGCAATGGAGGATCGAACAATCACCATCTCCGGATTTTCCAAGACTTACAGCGTAACGGGTTGGCGCGTAGGGTATGTGGTTGCGCCAAAGCCCCTTACCTCTGCAATTCGAAAAGTTCACGACTTTCTCACAGTTTGCGCCCCCACCCCTCTGCAGGAAGCGTGCACGGCCGCGCTCCAGCTGCCAGAGTCCTACTACGAACAACTACGAGAAAACTATCGAAAGGGCAGAGAGATGTTAGTTGAGTCGTTGAAGAATGCTGGATTCGGGGTTTTCAAGCCAGAAGGCGCATACTACGTCTGGACCACGACAAACAGAACAGGTTTCAAG contains:
- a CDS encoding aminotransferase class I/II-fold pyridoxal phosphate-dependent enzyme produces the protein MQVGIMRKGASTRASGFTESVIREMTRLCQAYGAVNLAQGFPDFDPPLSIKRAAANAIYNGFNQYSTTHGTLSLRKAIARKMKTYNHIPCSEDEITVTCGTTEGMIASELALLNRGDEVVIFEPFYENYGPDAILSGAKCRYVTLREPDFRIEEETLKHAFNRKTKAVIINTPHNPTGKILTRQELGLISDLCQDYDSYAITDEIYEQILYDGHQHVSIGSLPAMEDRTITISGFSKTYSVTGWRVGYVVAPKPLTSAIRKVHDFLTVCAPTPLQEACTAALQLPESYYEQLRENYRKGREMLVESLKNAGFGVFKPEGAYYVWTTTNRTGFKDDRKLALHLITKVGVGGVPGSSFFHNPSRGRLRFRFSFSKKPETIRRAIKRLEKFSPKHPFRHPEYRATRRIAATAR
- a CDS encoding DUF1428 family protein, which codes for MVYCSVFLYRVPKRKAEAFVQALKPIMKLFLESGALSEELLQPKEMEGKFGSMSLPPAIGMSEEEDLWVEIARFKDVSHMKDVHATVAKNPHLEKLHSRFDLLITGKHVYHAEFESVQQK
- a CDS encoding TFIIB-type zinc ribbon-containing protein produces the protein MSRRKTRPRDEVGHYVCPNCGSPSLVRDAETGEVICTNCGFVLSDPAEQYAAPVPRRTEEGLLESQSGPPGRFSAFDKNLSTIISRAQASNRSLSADERLQLWRLRRTQLRASAGSSTARNLSRAMSQLRGLAGRLNLPEVVTERAALMYRRALNKGLVRGRPINGMVAASTYAACRLTDVPRSLSEIAKASGMSRKLLAHYYRALVRSLDVTMAIEDPLKRVSKIASRAGADSQTEMLAGKILREAIRLRVNVGKDPDGLAAAALDLAARIRGSMVMQRDLAKAAGVSEVTIRSRMRDLKAAAKSLGLPDVA
- a CDS encoding MEDS domain-containing protein, coding for MILVIIKEPLSYFRPYKTYFLAIYSFFNAFPISQLVLIFYPNEDLIRLTTQSFAAAAAIIATLWGLLVTKLYFYPEKFSLRSALANPRKPIHLAFLLYLVPMVFLVILTIVDAPSIDPRANRQAFYVLDNTTYRAVGLGSFLLTIAAIVISSFTLYSFVVLSRLRSQLRDREVRGALRVIARCFAAVSALLLFGYASASFGYSLLGVVHFACVILLLAAVTAFKRPTFLRAFLGLVPSLGPNPGVMRGDQIVLIYEKNEAKMTPIARFVNEGVNQQDRVLYFHSNDEGAARDELSRNGVDVKHNLTKGNLRLPSLDSLYQGENLLDEEAAIAQCQELAIETRALGKNGLRIVIDYGDRIKRPLQKFVNHIADPRWATPDHYAQVMMTFVESAFENEQSTLSLLKSKLPVIDLTESSDVFSRTVGLSHDEIAGRKILLEYDPLSGYEKILKSLATEAASNFERVILFTRKDSPIHSTMEDEPGLKMFVLTSRVSYPKEESENVVLIPAFDSSLILDSMNKTIEAYASTPFTMIFDNVSHQIFTLGTERAHSFVRQALELMASNRITGVFLLNYPAHDMKAVSMFENLFDLELISRQGTRIPEVRRKLTLSA
- the solA gene encoding N-methyl-L-tryptophan oxidase — translated: MQLETDVCIVGGGVMGAATAYAISRITKDRILLLDRYGVGNDYCSSNDVNRVFRYAYGNDQYYTKMAVESLRLWNDLEKETGHELLIPTGLLMLEGNDEQANKFDESSFRMLTKQGLGAHIYEGPELKRHFPQFQAERAIFDPHGGVLLASKSLETFTSEAVSHGVKILEKRVTMFRDKSGLEIETSEGQTIRAKKLVVTVGPWTRSFLRDELTGVTPTRQQLIYLKPFRGLERFRPSSCPVFFTDHHYGLPAAGIEGVKISNKELIDRVDPETVRRSVDQEQIEQCRDACREFVPELAQGDVVQTKVCLYDMTENSDFVIDRDPDHQNVVYGYGFSGHGFKFAPLIGKLLAELVLDRDAGFDLSRFSAQRSQRKPRLTSGQLGKGE